A single window of Cryptomeria japonica unplaced genomic scaffold, Sugi_1.0 HiC_scaffold_681, whole genome shotgun sequence DNA harbors:
- the LOC131872593 gene encoding uncharacterized protein LOC131872593, whose product MNPDHYSNMLDAQLDAAIAAMATLGYGEVKVVISETGWPTSGDSSGATVANAASYNTRLVSKLLSNTGTPRRPQTFFATFIFALFNEDEKTGHTTERNWGLFYPDGTPVYDIDLSAGVIKTSHTLEAASSSSVVSSTQQAQGVELFVRKQELEDMSEKCQKWQRTTIKLQIVIVRGFHVEVAGMTVHKMDEEEGKIWEIYNGFTYFKHCVHWWDGGKKEDNSVEEEEDVGFVSYSTLNAVVACIGQTFDGHEIDVTSVVKVEHHDVSIGINDGPYVEFGIS is encoded by the exons ATGAATCCTGATCATTACTCCAACATGCTGGATGCACAGCTGGACGCCGCCATAGCGGCCATGGCGACGCTGGGCTACGGTGAGGTGAAAGTGGTCATTAGTGAGACGGGGTGGCCCACCAGTGGCGACTCCAGCGGCGCCACCGTAGCCAACGCCGCCAGCTACAACACAAGACTCGTCAGCAAGTTGTTATCAAACACTGGTACTCCGCGTCGTCCGCAGACGTTCTTTGCCACATTCATCTTCGCCCTCTTTAATGAAGATGAGAAGACCGGCCACACCACGGAGCGCAACTGGGGCCTCTTTTACCCTGACGGAACTCCAGTCTACGACATCGATCTCTCCGCCGGCGTGATTAAAACCTCACATACTCTGGAGGCGGCGTCGTCGTCGTCGGTCGTTTCCT CGACCCAACAAGCCCAGGGAGTGGAATTGTTTGTGAGAAaacaagaattagaagatatgtcAGAGAAATGCCAGAAATGGCAGCGCACAACGATTAAGCTTCAGATAGTTATTGTACGAGGATTTCATGTTGAGGTGGCGGGCATGACAGTTCATA AGATGGACGAAGAAGAAGGTAAAATTTGGGAGATATATAATGGTTTTACATACTTCAAGCAttgtgtacattggtgggatggtggGAAAAAAGAGGATAATTCTGTTGAAGAGGAGGAGGATGTTGGGTTTGTTTCTTACTCCACTCTTAATGCAGTTGTGGCATGTATTGGCCAAACTTTTGATGGCCACGAAATTGATGTCACCTCTGTGGTGAAGGTTGAACACCATGATGTCTCGATTGGGATTAATGATGGTCCCTATGTAGAGTTTGGAATTTCTTGA